GCGAAGTGTGTGCACACTTTGGGTCTTTGTTTGTCTGTATCAGGAGGCTGACCTGGGTCCTGAGTGTTTGGGGGTTTGTTGCACACGATGTGCAGGACACTGTAATGGACCGCAGCGAGGGGGACTTAGCTGCAGCTCCCCTGGGGGACGTGCAGCTCCGCTGCTCTCGGGTCTAATCCTCCCCTCGCTCATGCCAATCACTCGCGTTTTATTCCATGCAGCGTTTCTGTCACCATacacttcaaaaacaaagcggggaaaaaaattcaaccTCTATCATTTCTGTCCTTAGATCctatgtgttcatgtgtgcttCTGCTAAAGCTAAAGATGGGGAATATATTGTATTACGGATATTGAATATTCAAGTATCAAcgttaaaaaaagacatgatAGGTCTCATGCCTTTTCCTGTGTTAATGCAGATCTCATACACTCATACCCAGAATTCTTTAGGTTCTCATGATACCTCCAGGTGATATGAACAACATAATGGCTTCGAACAAAAattcatgttaaaataaaaatttcaggtaaaaaataatagaaGAATTGGCTTTTATTTGTCGCAGTGGATGgtgaagtgcgtgtgtgtgatgataTGTTCCAAAATGTACAATCCCTTGGGAAAAATATTCTCGTGCGGTTTTTAGACATGTAATATGTCTtggtaatgtttgtttttaacagtcAGAGGAATAGGCTATTCATCTGactgttaaatgaatgaaaatgaaggtAAGAACAGCGCTGTTTCGCTGAAGACCTCCTTTGTGCTGTGAGCTTCACAGCAGGTAACGAGCGCTGGAAACTCCAGAGCAACTGgtccagtttttcatttttcatacgcttcacctttgacctttagcATTCCAGGATGACATTAAGCGGCGTCTGAGCTCGCCAAGCCATTTGTGTGGTCAGCACTTGCTGGCCATTTACTGCCTCAGACACGATGATAAGCTGCGCGGGAATCGCCCCGGTGGATAGGCGTGTGCCGACCTTTGCCGCCGCTGATCGAGTCTGTGCCGTTTAAGGGCAGGGAAAAAACATCACTCTGACCGATGCCTTTACCCCACTCCGCCACTTTAATGGCTTTCATGCCTGACCATGCACAGTGGGAGGGGGTGTTTCCGCATGCTAgcgtgtatgcgtttgtgtgtgtgagtgtgtgtgtgtgtgagaggctgaCTGTGTGCATACCCGGTAGCCTGTTTGTCTTATATGCGTTTGACACCGGGCGTGTGTATGTTTTCGTGTCTGCTTGTTCATCTGTTTTGGGGAGGCGTGGCTTAGCGAGTCTATTCTTGGCCCGCCTCCCTGAGCAGCAGGGGCTATATAAGCTGGCTCCTGACTGAGGCAAATTTCCCCACTCCTGTTGTACACAGCCCTGTcaagaccagagagagagagagagagagagaggtaagcctgtgtgtgtgcgtgtgtgcgtgtgtgtgtgtgtgtgtgtgtgtgcgagagtgagagggagagagagagggaaagagagagaatgagaggaagagagaaggagagggggaaagtgAAAGatcctgtgtgtttttctccttgGTTGTTCTCTGCTCGTCTGTTAATGGTGTTTTGTGCACTGTCTTTTGAGATTAAAATTATCGGTAtgatctgtttgttttcctcttcctgccataaatgcttatatttttaaatactgcagATCCAGAACACAGTAGGCTATTACTTTTGATTCAGCAgataatcaataaaattaataaataatttaaacaaatgctttttatagctctatattttttatatctCTTTatagtgtgcgtgcgtgcgtgcgtgcgtgcaggtgtgtatgtgtgtatgtatacacgTGCATTGGGGTTGTAATGTTATAGAGTCCTCTATTGTCTATTAcagctgagcacacacacacagctgccattAGCTTTTCTAAGCAGCCTCGAACAGTTATTTAAATATGCCCCTGCTCATATTTCTGTTCTAATATATGTGTAGAAGTTAAGTGCACTGTaagggttttttgtttgttccatGTATGTTTCTCCACCCACAGGTTCTGTCAGGGGTGTAGAGTATCAGGTGGAGGGGTgttggtgttgggggggggggggggggggggggggggggggggggggggggggggggggggaggaggaggaggaggaggaggaggagggggggggtgatggggtaGTCCTTGTCCATACACTCACCGCCTCAGCACTTTAGGGAAATGAAATCCAGTTATGCAACAGAGCACTGGGGCTGGTAATTATGTAAAAGCAGTGGGCTCAATGCCCTGCCTCAGCCAGTGGCCCCGCTGCCCCCCGGGCACTTCGGGCCCTGATTGGTCAGTCCTGGGCTATGTGGATTGGAGGAGACGGATGGGATGTCCAGGCTGGCGGTGCTGGGTGGCATTGGAAGCAGGAAGCCTCACCTCTGCGTGCGTGCAGGGCATACCCTCAGTGCATTCCTCAGCCACACGCCCCAGCCTAAGCTGTTTCATTAATAACCcccctgcagacacacatgcacgtgtgcatgcatgtacacatgtatatgcacgcgcacacacacccacacacacacatatgcatatgcacatgcacacggatacacacgcgtacacatgcatgctcacatgtatatacacacatgcacacacttgcacacatgcatgcacacacacacacacacacacccgcaatAATCCGTgtggtgtgttttcttttttttttgcagtgcaccCCTTCTCGGTTACACATTAcctaacaacccccccccacccccgagtgTGGAGAGTGTACTGGGTGAAACCCAAGaggatttgtatttatttcgAAATGGGGACTCATTCACATgaactgtgtgtgcgcatatgggAGCTggttatatttttgtgtatattAAAGAAGCACATATGTGTTTGTGGGAAGTTTGGCAAATTATTTGTGTGCAGTGAACAGgcatttctgtgtgcgtgtgtgcctgtgtgcgtgtgtgagtgtgtgcctgtgtgtgcgtgtgcctgtgtgtgcgtgtatgtgcttgttcagacctttttttgttgttgtctggTGTTCAATCCACTGGCATCTGGCCCCTTTCCCACTGGTATCAGGCCCCTTTCCTGGAGTACAGACCTGGAAAGAGACTGTACTTTATGCACAATCATGCATTGAGACCATGCGACTGTACAGTGTGAccgtgtgatcatgtgaccttgGGTTGACAAGGCTGTGGCGCCATCAGGAACACCACAGTCTCAGTTGCCACGGGTCAGGACCGGAGATTTTGTGGGAGCGTGgggtaaatatataaatcagcGCTGGGTGACAGCatgcgggtgggtggggggggggggtgatttgacaggaaaggtcacaggtttagTCTCTCAGTGATCCTATCCACAGCCAGCTTGCTCCCAGGAATAGATCTGCCCCGCGCTGGACAGGACTCGCACTGGGGGGTGCTGGGTTCGGGGGTGCTGATTGACCACAATTTATGGCCTCCCTGCAGAGATGCCTGATCCTCTCAAGTACGTCAAACCACCATCTCCGATCCTCCCAGCTCAGTTTGCTCCCGGCGCACGTGACCTGCCCGCGGCAGTTCTGTATCATTTCTTCGTATTCTGGCGTTGCCGGAACATTCCCAGCGACGTCGCGCGAGGGCGTTCTGCCAGCCTGGCCTGAAGTGCCCCCCGTTTGCCCCCGCCGGCGCAGTGTGcggttctgtttgtttcttacGCCCCGGCGCGGGCGAGCGTGGCGGGCGGGCGTGGCTACCCTTCCCCCCTGCGAGGAGCTGCTCGGCGCTCGCGCTCTGCTACGTAAGaggctcgggggcggggggtcccgCCCGCAGGCGCCCAGCTGAATAAGGGGGCCGGTTGTTTTGGCTGGTATCTGGTTTCCAGCCCCCGGCCCGTCTCATCTGCCTCCGTAAGGGGAAGGAACGCCGCCAGCCTCCTCCCGTTTCCCTCCTCACATACgcaggtggggggtggctgTTTGTATTTGGGttttggagggggtgggtaCAGAAGGGTTGTTGGGTTGGACCGGGTCAGAGGAGCAGATTTCAGGTTATTGAGGCcaaaggggaggagccaggctTTACCTCACGGCTGTGTCTTGCCAAAACCTGTCAGCGACGTGCTGTTGGCACACTCGGTTACTGCAGTAATGCAGTTGCACTCCGTATTCTGTGGTGATAATGTTTTATCATCCAGAACTGCTGCTAAATTATTGATACTGCCGTTGAGAGCTGCCATAGAAATGGCTGACACACTGGACCTAACACTTCGGTTCTATTAGCAAACCGTTTTGAGTCAATTCCCTAACCAAGAGCAAAAGGCTCATGCAGTAACCAGGCTCTGTGTggactcactgtctctctgtctctctctttgttgtTGTTAGATGCCGGAGTTTGAGAAGAACACAGTGCACATCAAGGACCCTGAACGGGTGGAGGAGGTCATATGCAGCCTTATCAAGGGTGGGGGTGCCAAGCTCCAGGTATGAAAACAGGTGTACATTACAGACGAATTCTAGAACAGTctggtttttttctctccacataGCAGCTGGGATTAGGTTCAGGGTTGTGGAAACTGACCCTAGAACAGTCGTAGAGTGCCGTAAGGCCTCCGGTGCCTTGGCAAGTAGCACCTGCCTGTGCCTGAAGTGCTGTggcgccctctggtggtggAATGCCTCTTGCTCAAACTGGCGTGCTGTTTTTTTGCAGATCATCACTGACTTTGACATGACATTAAGCAGGTTTGCCAACAATGGCAAACGGTCCCCTACCTGCCACAGTGAGTAAAAtgtttggattcaaataatgtaatgtaataataataatacattagtGTTGCATGATATAATTATGGCAGGGAGAAACACAATAAATTGACTAAAATTGAATTAGAAATATcctgctaaaataaaaatgtgcaatggtGAACGTGTAGAGTCTGATTGCATACATCATGCATTACAGGTGACAATGAGAGAGAAGTTGACTTGCACTGAGCACTTTGAGGTTTTATTAAATTAGAAGTTTGTAACAGTCTTCCAGATGAGGTGAATCACATCGTGGAATGTAGttaattattcagtcatttaccACAATGTGGTATTATTAGCTGTATGCATATGAACAGGATTGTACTACTTCTTCGAGCCAAattgtctctttctcttgcccAGACATCATCGACAACTGCAAGCTTATCACAGAAGACTGCAGGAAGAAGGTGCGGAATAatcaattctttattttttccctttctattttttaaacacGAATGCTCGACTGGGGTTCAGCTTTATAATCAAAATGTCCAAAATGGCCAAGCAGGGAAAAGTGAGCCCTTCAATCACATCTCAACAAGCTTGGACACCATAGACCTACTTTGATATTATGTGCAGTGCACATGGGTTATTTGACTGAAATTATTTCACAGAGTGAAATGTAGACtggtgagtgcgtgagtgagtgtgagtgtgggctCCATATTGTTAACATTAAGAATTCTATCTGTCTCGTGATGaaacatgaataattcatgaatAATCATAGACTGTTATGTAACAGTGAGAATGATTACTGTAGAGAATCTGAGgggacactcacacacccccctcaccccaccccagctcctgcagctgaaggagaagTACTACCCAATTGAGATCGACCCCAACCTCACCATGGAGGAGAAGTACCCCTTTATGGTGGAGTGGTGAGTAatcgcacacagatacacacagaaacatacacagacGTACGCGCACAAGCagtgtcacacagacacacaagttAGCATTGTCTTTCGCTCATACACACTAGTGTGCCAtctaacacagacacaccacaggcgaaaagacacacacacatgcgcaaacaaacacatgcacgcacatgcacacatgtagatacacacacacacacacacacacccatgaatCATTAAGCGAGTGTTGAGGCGGGGAGTGAGAGGCAGTTTGCTGCTCAGAGTGGGTGATAAGTGCAGCCCACGCTGCTCGAAGGCTCCTGAGGCTGACTCACTCCTGTGCTGCCCACAGGTATTTCAAGTCACACACGTTACTGGTGGAGCAGAGGCTACAGAGGGAGAAGCTTCCGGAGGTGGTGCGGGAGTCTGATGTGGGCCTGAGGTACGATTTCAGGGGGTCCTTACTCTTCTCGGATCAGTCATCACACCCACCGACTTAAGAGAGTTCAgatatttatgaaatgtataACCTTAGAATCAAACGTGAATGATTTGTTCTTTCTCTCGACACAAATATGGATTACCTGACTGTAATATCtgctgtacgtgtgtgtgtgtgtgtgtgtgcgcacgtgcgcgTGTGTCACAGGGAAGGCTACGAGCAGTTCTTCGACAGGCTGCAGGAGCACAACGTGCCCGTCTTCATCTTCTCCGCCGGACTGGGCGACGTTCTGGAGGAGATCATCCGGCAGGCGGGGGTCTACCACCCCAACGTCAAGGTGGTTTCCAACTTCATGGACTTCGACGAGAACGTGAGTCCCCCACACGCGCCCCTCGTTCATCCACACAGAACGCACCAAACTGATCTTTTACAGTGGAGGAGCCAAGGTTATGTCTTGGATTATTTACAACCATATGAAGTTGATATCACAATAAATTGAAATATGgttggatttggatttggattttaaGCATCCCTttggacgggggggcggggtcagtaaCATCGTCCCACCCGAGGCTTCCTAGTGTTATTGCATTAAATTACTTTACAGGGGTTTAGCAGACTTtattacccagagcgacttacaacaacaTGTACACataatccatttatgcagctggatatatactgaagcaatgctttgtttgctcaagggtacaacggctgtcctacctgggaatcgaacctgagacatttaggttacaagacaagTTCCTTACcctttatactacactgccgcccgtaTTGTAGTGTCCtcactacaaataaaatgtgcagtatTTCCCAATTAAATTGTTTGTTCACTTGAGCTCACATGCTGACACTAGTGCAAAATCAAGAAGTACCCAGGTGTTCATTAGGGCCTGCTGTTAAGCTTGTTTGACTGCTGTACTCTCTAGCACTGAAGAATGTCTCAAGTCCAAATGTCTGTGGACCTTGgttttttaactttgttttaaGTGCTTATGACTGGAGAGCTGGTGCAACGCTGTTGTCTAACGCTGTCTAATGTTGAACAGCGTCAAGGTTAAGGGGGGGCACCCATATTGCTGGCAGTAGCTGAGTCagatattcatatttatttcactcCACGGCAAAACACAACCCGATTGGTTCAGATTGAGAAGACATTTATATTGACATCATAGCTCACACGCGCATGACTGAAGTAAACCCAGGATTGTTCAGGGCTGCTCTTTAGGGCTCCCATACCTGCCAGAATTAACAGAAGGCGCTCTGCGTCTTCCTCCACAGGGAGTGCTGCGGGGGTTCAAAGGGGATCTGATCCACGTCTACAACAAGCACGACGGAGCCCTGAGGAACACCGAGTACTTCAAGCAGCTGAAGGAGAACTGCAACATAGTGCTGCTGGGGGACTCCCTGGGGGACCTCACCATGGC
This window of the Anguilla anguilla isolate fAngAng1 chromosome 1, fAngAng1.pri, whole genome shotgun sequence genome carries:
- the nt5c3a gene encoding cytosolic 5'-nucleotidase 3 isoform X2, with protein sequence MPEFEKNTVHIKDPERVEEVICSLIKGGGAKLQIITDFDMTLSRFANNGKRSPTCHNIIDNCKLITEDCRKKLLQLKEKYYPIEIDPNLTMEEKYPFMVEWYFKSHTLLVEQRLQREKLPEVVRESDVGLREGYEQFFDRLQEHNVPVFIFSAGLGDVLEEIIRQAGVYHPNVKVVSNFMDFDENGVLRGFKGDLIHVYNKHDGALRNTEYFKQLKENCNIVLLGDSLGDLTMADGVPNVENILKIGFLNDKVEERLEKYMDSYDIVLVKDETLEVPNSILQKIL
- the nt5c3a gene encoding cytosolic 5'-nucleotidase 3 isoform X1; this encodes MDKTAVVKAGAVASASVCALFGGVVLAQYIFTKKKRAGRKTKIIEMMPEFEKNTVHIKDPERVEEVICSLIKGGGAKLQIITDFDMTLSRFANNGKRSPTCHNIIDNCKLITEDCRKKLLQLKEKYYPIEIDPNLTMEEKYPFMVEWYFKSHTLLVEQRLQREKLPEVVRESDVGLREGYEQFFDRLQEHNVPVFIFSAGLGDVLEEIIRQAGVYHPNVKVVSNFMDFDENGVLRGFKGDLIHVYNKHDGALRNTEYFKQLKENCNIVLLGDSLGDLTMADGVPNVENILKIGFLNDKVEERLEKYMDSYDIVLVKDETLEVPNSILQKIL